One Microbacterium sp. No. 7 genomic window carries:
- a CDS encoding ABC transporter ATP-binding protein: MSLDLAVHDVTLRFGGTTALDGVSFSVSPGSIHAVIGPNGAGKSSMFNVVSGLYRVASGRVLIGGEETTGLHPYQIAEKGVGRAFQNIALVGHASVIDNVMVGRHRLMRTGFAGAAIGLPPARREETRHRARVREIASFVGLDDVLDAPAGTLSYGGRKKVELARALASEPRLLLLDEPVAGMPANEKREIAGIVRSIRDSLGITVIIVEHDMPLIMGIADRITVLDFGRRIADGTPAEVRADPAVVAAYLGDPDAALKEGLAP; encoded by the coding sequence GTGAGCCTCGATCTCGCCGTCCACGACGTCACGCTGCGCTTCGGCGGCACGACCGCGCTCGACGGCGTGTCGTTCTCGGTGAGCCCGGGAAGCATCCACGCCGTCATCGGCCCCAACGGAGCCGGCAAGTCGTCGATGTTCAACGTCGTCTCCGGCCTGTACCGGGTCGCCTCCGGCCGGGTGCTGATCGGGGGCGAGGAGACGACGGGTCTCCACCCGTACCAGATCGCGGAGAAGGGCGTCGGCCGCGCGTTCCAGAACATCGCGCTCGTCGGCCACGCGAGCGTGATCGACAACGTCATGGTCGGCAGGCACCGGCTCATGCGCACGGGCTTCGCCGGCGCTGCGATCGGCCTCCCGCCGGCCCGCCGCGAAGAGACCCGTCACCGTGCCCGCGTGCGCGAGATCGCCTCGTTCGTGGGCCTCGACGACGTGCTCGACGCACCGGCCGGGACGCTCTCCTACGGCGGGCGCAAGAAGGTCGAGCTCGCGCGGGCGCTCGCCTCCGAGCCGCGGCTGCTGCTGCTCGACGAGCCCGTCGCGGGCATGCCCGCGAACGAGAAGCGCGAGATCGCCGGCATCGTCCGCTCCATCCGCGACTCGCTCGGCATCACCGTGATCATCGTGGAGCACGACATGCCGCTGATCATGGGCATCGCCGACAGGATCACGGTCCTCGACTTCGGCCGGCGCATCGCCGACGGCACTCCCGCCGAGGTCCGCGCGGACCCGGCCGTCGTCGCCGCCTACCTCGGCGACCCCGACGCCGCACTCAAGGAAGGCCTCGCACCGTGA
- a CDS encoding branched-chain amino acid ABC transporter permease, translating to MRLVQLLILGLSLGAIYGLIALSFVTIFKGTRVFNLAQGGVMLLGVYVTAQLSGPLGFWAAATVGIASAGLLAVILQRIVALAPRGDHLVLTILTVGLEVILAAELARLIGTRILTVGDPWGDRTISVFGATVPVARVAALIVCVVLIALFFLVFRRTRFGIRMRASAADPETAALMGISQRQVAMVSWLIGGALAAVAGLFLAMFPNPGLEHSAHLLAFNAIPAVIIGGLDSSEGAILGGLIVGVSQTLVTGYASSLGFLGEGIGDVTPYIVMIVFLLVRPSGLFGTKERLRV from the coding sequence GTGAGACTCGTCCAGCTCCTCATCCTCGGCCTCTCGCTCGGCGCGATCTACGGCCTCATCGCCCTCAGCTTCGTGACGATCTTCAAGGGCACCCGCGTGTTCAACCTCGCCCAGGGCGGCGTGATGCTCCTGGGCGTCTACGTCACGGCGCAGCTGTCGGGTCCGCTCGGGTTCTGGGCCGCCGCCACCGTCGGCATCGCATCGGCCGGGCTGCTCGCGGTGATCCTGCAGCGCATCGTGGCCCTCGCCCCCCGGGGCGACCACCTCGTGCTCACGATCCTCACGGTCGGCCTCGAGGTCATCCTCGCCGCCGAGCTCGCGCGGCTGATCGGCACCCGCATCCTCACGGTCGGCGACCCGTGGGGAGACCGCACGATCAGCGTCTTCGGGGCGACCGTGCCCGTCGCGCGGGTGGCCGCCCTCATCGTGTGCGTCGTGCTCATCGCCCTGTTCTTCCTGGTGTTCCGCAGGACGCGCTTCGGCATCCGCATGCGCGCATCGGCGGCCGACCCCGAGACCGCCGCGCTCATGGGCATCAGCCAGCGACAGGTCGCGATGGTGTCGTGGCTGATCGGCGGAGCACTGGCCGCCGTCGCGGGCCTGTTCCTCGCGATGTTCCCCAACCCGGGGCTGGAGCACTCCGCGCATCTGCTCGCGTTCAACGCCATCCCCGCCGTCATCATCGGCGGCCTCGACTCGAGCGAGGGCGCCATCCTCGGCGGCCTCATCGTCGGCGTCTCCCAGACCCTCGTGACCGGCTACGCCTCGTCGCTCGGGTTCCTCGGCGAGGGCATCGGCGACGTCACCCCGTACATCGTCATGATCGTCTTCCTGCTCGTCCGACCCAGCGGCCTCTTCGGCACGAAGGAGCGACTCCGTGTCTGA
- a CDS encoding branched-chain amino acid ABC transporter permease: MSDPTTSTRSRVARAVGLLTLALALAAVPFYLDGSWLIIGVLSMAAAVGAIGLTILVGTAGQLSLAHAFFIAIGAYAYAYLAGPPSESGVSGLGWPTLLAAPVAIAISALAGLAFSPVAARLRGLYLGVASLGLVFIGQHLLRNLVPVTGGSNGRSVTPLELLGFELTGRSPAFDVLGVPFGARERLWFVAIIALVVAMHFAYGITRGRPGRALTMVRDNQAAASALGIPVQHYKASAFVLSSAFAGAAGVLTALAFGYVVPQYFGLILSINYLVMALIGGLGSIGGAVGGAFIVTALPLVLDRLASGLGILAAGGSGGYDATTVASIVFGVLVVAIIILEPGGLAQLSRRTAAAIRRRRSGKKPGDGPAHTQQPAATPPEHQERKHSATH, encoded by the coding sequence GTGTCTGACCCCACCACCTCCACCCGCAGCCGTGTCGCGCGCGCCGTCGGCCTGCTCACGCTCGCGCTCGCCCTCGCCGCCGTGCCGTTCTACCTCGACGGCTCCTGGCTCATCATCGGCGTCCTGTCGATGGCCGCCGCGGTCGGCGCGATCGGTCTCACGATCCTCGTCGGCACGGCCGGCCAGCTCTCGCTCGCCCACGCGTTCTTCATCGCGATCGGCGCCTACGCCTACGCCTACCTGGCCGGGCCGCCGAGCGAGAGCGGCGTCTCGGGCCTCGGCTGGCCGACGCTGCTCGCGGCCCCGGTCGCCATCGCGATCTCGGCGCTGGCGGGCCTCGCGTTCAGTCCCGTCGCCGCGCGTCTGCGCGGCCTGTACCTGGGCGTCGCGTCGCTCGGGCTCGTGTTCATCGGCCAGCACCTGCTGCGCAACCTCGTACCCGTCACGGGCGGATCGAACGGCCGCAGCGTCACCCCGCTCGAGCTCCTCGGCTTCGAGCTGACCGGCCGGTCTCCCGCGTTCGACGTCCTCGGCGTGCCGTTCGGGGCGCGCGAACGGCTCTGGTTCGTCGCCATCATCGCGCTCGTCGTTGCGATGCACTTCGCGTACGGCATCACCCGCGGGCGACCCGGTCGGGCTCTCACGATGGTGCGCGACAATCAGGCCGCGGCATCGGCACTCGGCATCCCGGTGCAGCACTACAAGGCCTCCGCCTTCGTGCTCTCCTCCGCCTTCGCGGGCGCCGCCGGCGTGCTCACGGCTCTCGCGTTCGGCTATGTCGTGCCGCAGTACTTCGGCCTCATCCTGTCGATCAACTACCTCGTGATGGCGCTCATCGGCGGGCTCGGCTCGATCGGCGGGGCCGTGGGCGGAGCCTTCATCGTCACGGCGCTCCCGCTGGTGCTCGACCGCCTCGCCTCGGGACTCGGCATCCTCGCCGCCGGCGGCTCGGGGGGCTACGACGCGACGACCGTCGCATCGATCGTCTTCGGCGTGCTCGTCGTGGCGATCATCATCCTCGAGCCCGGCGGGCTCGCACAGCTCAGCCGTCGCACTGCGGCCGCGATCAGGCGGCGCAGAAGCGGGAAGAAGCCCGGAGACGGCCCGGCACACACACAGCAGCCGGCGGCCACCCCGCCGGAGCACCAGGAAAGGAAACACAGTGCGACTCACTAG
- a CDS encoding ABC transporter substrate-binding protein translates to MRLTRTMLAAGAGALGIALALTACSPRAGGGDQPADPDDALLTDVGVTADTITLGVLTDQSGVYAALGNTLAQGNQLYFEQRNADGGICGRDVELVVRDHGHDVQTAVSQFSEIEPDVLGLVQLLGSPIVNGLKGELEADDIPAFIASWSSDFLGSDPIVVAGTIYPLDVINGLQYLLDEGLIAAGDTIGHVHFPGDFGENALVGSRYFGEQTGIDVVAVQVEPSATDLTAQITQLAAEDVTAIVVSAGPRQTASVASVGTSLGLDVPILSNGPGFDPALLDTPAAQALVDRLYVTVSYSPFAAESAEAQAIETAYGETFPDGNPTIFVNYGYAVASVFGQALDAACAAGDLTRAGTIEALRGLPEIETGIFPALSFADAGLTSSRESYILRVAPDVPGGLKIEQDLFESELAAGFTE, encoded by the coding sequence GTGCGACTCACTAGGACGATGCTCGCCGCGGGCGCCGGAGCCCTCGGCATCGCTCTCGCGCTCACGGCGTGCAGCCCGCGCGCCGGCGGCGGAGACCAGCCCGCGGACCCGGACGACGCCCTGCTGACCGATGTCGGCGTCACCGCCGACACGATCACGCTCGGGGTTCTCACCGACCAGTCCGGCGTGTATGCGGCGCTGGGCAACACCCTGGCCCAGGGCAACCAGCTCTACTTCGAGCAGCGCAACGCCGACGGCGGCATCTGCGGCCGCGACGTCGAGCTCGTCGTGCGCGACCACGGCCATGACGTGCAGACGGCGGTCTCGCAGTTCAGCGAGATCGAGCCCGACGTGCTCGGCCTGGTGCAGCTGCTCGGCTCGCCGATCGTCAACGGGCTCAAGGGAGAGCTCGAGGCCGACGACATCCCCGCGTTCATCGCCTCGTGGTCGAGCGACTTCCTCGGCTCCGACCCGATCGTCGTCGCCGGCACGATCTACCCGCTGGACGTCATCAACGGGCTCCAGTACCTGCTCGACGAAGGCCTCATCGCGGCCGGCGACACCATCGGCCACGTGCACTTCCCGGGCGACTTCGGAGAGAACGCGCTCGTCGGCTCCCGCTACTTCGGGGAGCAGACCGGCATCGACGTCGTCGCCGTGCAGGTCGAGCCGAGCGCGACCGACCTGACCGCGCAGATCACGCAGCTCGCGGCCGAGGACGTCACGGCCATCGTCGTGAGCGCCGGTCCGCGCCAGACGGCGTCGGTCGCGTCGGTGGGCACCTCTCTCGGGCTCGACGTGCCGATCCTGTCGAACGGCCCCGGCTTCGACCCCGCACTGCTGGACACGCCGGCCGCCCAGGCCCTCGTCGACCGGCTCTACGTGACGGTGTCGTACTCGCCGTTCGCCGCGGAGAGCGCCGAGGCGCAGGCCATCGAGACGGCCTACGGCGAGACGTTCCCCGACGGCAACCCGACGATCTTCGTCAACTACGGGTACGCCGTGGCGAGCGTGTTCGGCCAGGCGCTGGACGCCGCCTGCGCGGCGGGCGACCTCACCCGCGCGGGCACGATCGAGGCGCTGCGCGGCCTGCCCGAGATCGAGACGGGCATCTTCCCCGCCCTGAGCTTCGCCGACGCGGGGCTCACGTCCTCGCGCGAGAGCTACATCCTGCGCGTCGCCCCCGACGTGCCGGGCGGCCTGAAGATCGAGCAGGACCTGTTCGAGTCGGAGCTGGCCGCGGGCTTCACGGAATGA
- a CDS encoding type II toxin-antitoxin system VapC family toxin: MIVDTSALVAMIQREDGADVIEECMLAHPSRMSAATLVETRVVVNGRTGAAGLLRLAALLRRLGTEVVPFDEAQADVAGEAYRDYGRGSGHPARLNLGDTYSYALAYVNDEPLLYVGDDFARTDIRSALEEYAP, from the coding sequence GTGATCGTCGACACTTCCGCGCTCGTCGCAATGATCCAACGCGAAGACGGTGCCGATGTGATCGAGGAATGCATGCTCGCGCATCCTTCGAGGATGTCGGCGGCAACGCTCGTGGAGACGCGAGTCGTCGTCAACGGCCGAACCGGTGCCGCGGGGCTTCTGCGGCTTGCGGCGCTTCTGCGCAGACTGGGCACCGAGGTGGTGCCCTTCGACGAGGCCCAGGCGGATGTGGCCGGGGAGGCCTACAGGGACTACGGCCGCGGCTCCGGCCACCCCGCCCGCCTGAACCTGGGCGACACCTACAGCTACGCCCTCGCATACGTCAACGACGAGCCGCTGCTCTACGTCGGCGACGACTTCGCGCGCACCGACATCCGTTCGGCGCTGGAGGAGTACGCGCCGTAG
- a CDS encoding type II toxin-antitoxin system VapB family antitoxin has translation MSLNIKNERTHALVRELAALTGMSQTSAVEDAVRRRLEELRGAKPAVPRYSDEEIARRRAAVTRIIDEFHAETTQEQRDAMRDHGDWLYDEMGLPK, from the coding sequence ATGAGCCTCAACATCAAGAACGAGCGGACCCACGCGCTCGTGCGCGAGCTCGCGGCGCTCACGGGGATGAGCCAGACGAGCGCCGTGGAGGATGCCGTCCGCCGGCGGCTGGAAGAGCTGCGGGGTGCGAAGCCCGCTGTGCCGCGATACTCCGATGAAGAGATCGCACGCCGGCGTGCGGCGGTCACCCGCATCATCGACGAGTTCCATGCGGAGACGACGCAGGAACAGCGAGACGCGATGCGCGACCACGGTGACTGGCTGTACGACGAGATGGGTCTGCCGAAGTGA
- the purU gene encoding formyltetrahydrofolate deformylase, whose protein sequence is MTVHNPHLLPAHACLIVHGKDTPGIIAAVSATITRIGGNIVAFDQYSDDPTGGAYFQRVVFHRPDFAADRPQIEEEIVRALAPFELEWSLTDQSVPKRMAILASKQDHCLLDLLWRHRRGDLPVTIPMVVSNHTAAAEDVRALGVPFFHVPSVPGPDKSTSEAEILKLLVGNVDFVVLARYMQILSGDFLQKLGVPVINIHHSFLPAFIGAEPYKKAKERGVKLIGATSHYVTTDLDEGPIIEQDTVRVTHADSSAELARRGADVERQVLSRAVLWHAQDRVIRHGNHTIVF, encoded by the coding sequence ATGACCGTGCACAACCCGCACCTCCTGCCCGCCCATGCCTGCCTCATCGTGCACGGCAAGGACACGCCGGGCATCATCGCCGCCGTCTCCGCGACGATCACGCGCATCGGCGGCAACATCGTCGCGTTCGACCAGTACTCCGACGACCCGACGGGGGGCGCGTACTTCCAGCGCGTCGTGTTCCACCGCCCCGACTTCGCCGCCGACCGGCCGCAGATCGAGGAGGAGATCGTGCGCGCGCTCGCGCCGTTCGAGCTGGAGTGGTCGCTCACCGACCAGTCGGTGCCCAAGCGCATGGCGATCCTCGCGTCGAAGCAGGACCATTGCCTGCTCGACCTGCTCTGGCGCCACCGCCGCGGCGATCTGCCTGTGACGATCCCGATGGTCGTCTCCAACCACACCGCCGCCGCCGAGGACGTGCGGGCGCTCGGCGTGCCCTTCTTCCACGTGCCCTCGGTGCCCGGGCCCGACAAGTCGACCTCGGAGGCCGAGATCCTCAAGCTGCTCGTCGGCAACGTCGACTTCGTCGTGCTCGCCCGCTACATGCAGATCCTCTCGGGCGACTTCCTGCAGAAGCTGGGCGTGCCCGTCATCAACATCCACCACTCGTTCCTGCCCGCGTTCATCGGCGCCGAGCCGTACAAGAAGGCCAAGGAGCGCGGCGTCAAGCTCATCGGCGCGACGAGCCACTACGTCACGACCGACCTCGACGAGGGCCCCATCATCGAGCAGGACACCGTGCGCGTCACGCACGCCGACTCTTCCGCCGAGCTCGCCCGCCGCGGCGCCGACGTCGAGCGCCAGGTGCTCTCGCGCGCCGTGCTCTGGCACGCCCAGGACCGCGTCATCCGCCACGGCAACCACACGATCGTGTTCTGA
- a CDS encoding serine hydrolase, whose translation MTSRSTRRSRSGRAAPPSVGATRRAAPPGGRAERRRAAERSTFDDTMRALDGLACAGALVSLRVIDLDRGTEVVAGDDHVVMPIGGLGTVAVLIETAAALDEGRLDAEELIDRSTIEPVSVGGVWHRLAAPSLSIADLAVLAAAMGDATASNALLDRVGQGAVRERLTSLGMRDLAVLDRFRDARGPDDAPHEALGTTRELADLFRSLLNARVVSPAVSAQVAEWLSLGQDLSLVAAATGLDPAAHDDDRYQLLFVNKTGRADGVRAEAGALGGPRASVAYALAVCFDDLSIVHRVRVHDAFHTLGVDLMEFVH comes from the coding sequence ATGACCTCGCGATCGACGCGCCGCTCGCGGTCGGGGCGCGCCGCGCCGCCGAGCGTGGGCGCGACCCGGCGCGCCGCGCCGCCGGGCGGCCGCGCCGAGCGACGTCGCGCCGCTGAGCGCAGCACGTTCGACGACACGATGCGGGCGCTCGACGGGCTCGCCTGCGCGGGCGCCCTCGTGTCGCTGCGCGTCATCGACCTCGACCGCGGCACGGAGGTCGTGGCGGGCGACGATCACGTCGTGATGCCCATCGGCGGCCTCGGCACCGTCGCGGTGCTGATCGAGACCGCCGCGGCGCTCGACGAGGGCCGTCTGGATGCGGAGGAGCTGATCGACCGGTCGACGATCGAGCCCGTGTCGGTCGGCGGCGTCTGGCATCGTCTCGCGGCGCCGTCGCTGTCGATCGCCGACCTCGCGGTGCTCGCGGCGGCGATGGGCGACGCCACCGCGTCGAACGCGCTGCTCGACCGCGTGGGCCAGGGCGCCGTGCGCGAGCGGCTGACGTCGCTCGGGATGCGGGACCTCGCCGTGCTCGACCGGTTCCGCGACGCGCGCGGCCCCGACGACGCGCCGCACGAGGCGCTGGGGACGACGCGCGAGCTCGCCGACCTGTTCCGGTCGCTGCTGAACGCGCGGGTCGTGTCGCCCGCGGTGAGCGCGCAGGTCGCGGAGTGGCTGAGCCTCGGGCAGGACCTCTCGCTCGTCGCCGCCGCGACGGGCCTCGACCCCGCGGCGCACGACGACGACCGCTATCAGCTGCTGTTCGTCAACAAGACCGGCCGCGCCGACGGCGTGCGCGCCGAGGCGGGAGCGCTCGGCGGACCGCGCGCGAGCGTCGCCTACGCCCTCGCCGTGTGCTTCGACGACCTGTCGATCGTGCACCGCGTGCGCGTGCACGACGCCTTCCACACCCTCGGCGTCGACCTCATGGAGTTCGTGCACTGA
- a CDS encoding M13 family metallopeptidase has translation MTDAPRSGIALDELSADIRPQDDLFRHVNGAWLDRTEIPDDKARWGSFHLLAEQAEKDVRAIVEQSQAAEPGTEARKIGDLFTSFMDTERIAALGSAPLEPLLERVAAIDGIPSFLRTVGELERIGVGSPIGVYIEPDPGDPQRYVAFFVQSGLSLPDESYYRLENFEGTRAAFRGYVQTMLELAGIDDAAARADRVVALEHDLAAHHWDNVRCRDAVATYNLMTWDELRGLAGVDLDPWREAVAPGRDDGFAEVNVNQPSFFEGLGALLGEERLDDWRAWLQLRVVRAHAAYLPDAFVDANFAFYGTELTGVPVNRERWKRGVSLVEGALGEAVGRVYVERHFPPQAKVEMDTLVANLIEAYRQSISQLDWMTEATRERALEKLAAFTPKVGYPAVWKDYATLEIVADDLIGNVHRVNAWEHDRQIAKLGGPIDRDEWYMTPQTVNAYYNPLMNEIVFPAAILQPPFFDLERDAAADYGGIGAVIGHEIGHGFDDQGSAFDGTGALRDWWTDDDRAAFTQRTVALIEQYNALVPQGLGEEHTVNGALTIGENIGDLGGLGIAIKAYRLSLGPDGGDGPVIDGLTGIQRLLLSWAQVWQQKSRDAETIRLLTIDPHSPNEFRCNQVVRNLDEFYASFGVTSDDALWLAPEDRVTIW, from the coding sequence ATGACCGACGCCCCCCGTTCCGGCATCGCGCTCGACGAGCTCAGCGCAGACATCCGGCCCCAAGACGACCTGTTCCGCCACGTCAACGGCGCGTGGCTCGACCGCACCGAGATCCCCGACGACAAGGCGCGCTGGGGATCGTTCCACCTGCTCGCCGAGCAGGCGGAGAAGGACGTGCGGGCGATCGTCGAGCAGTCGCAGGCCGCGGAGCCGGGCACCGAGGCGCGCAAGATCGGCGACCTGTTCACGAGCTTCATGGACACCGAGCGCATCGCCGCGCTCGGCAGCGCACCGCTGGAGCCGCTGCTCGAGCGGGTCGCCGCGATCGACGGCATCCCGTCGTTCCTGCGCACCGTCGGCGAGCTGGAGCGCATCGGCGTGGGCAGCCCGATCGGCGTGTACATCGAGCCCGATCCGGGCGACCCGCAGCGCTACGTCGCGTTCTTCGTGCAGAGCGGCCTGTCGCTGCCCGACGAGAGCTACTACCGGCTGGAGAACTTCGAGGGCACGCGTGCCGCGTTCCGCGGCTACGTGCAGACGATGCTCGAGCTCGCGGGCATCGACGACGCGGCGGCGCGCGCCGATCGCGTCGTCGCGCTGGAGCACGACCTCGCCGCGCACCACTGGGACAACGTGCGCTGCCGCGACGCGGTCGCCACCTACAACCTGATGACGTGGGACGAGCTGCGCGGCCTCGCGGGCGTCGACCTCGACCCCTGGCGCGAGGCCGTCGCGCCGGGCCGCGACGACGGCTTCGCGGAGGTCAACGTGAACCAGCCGAGCTTCTTCGAGGGGCTCGGCGCGCTGCTCGGCGAGGAACGGCTCGACGACTGGCGGGCATGGCTGCAGCTGCGGGTCGTGCGGGCGCACGCCGCCTACCTGCCCGACGCGTTCGTCGACGCGAACTTCGCGTTCTACGGCACCGAGCTGACCGGCGTCCCCGTCAACCGCGAGCGCTGGAAGCGCGGCGTGAGCCTCGTCGAGGGCGCCCTGGGCGAGGCCGTCGGCCGCGTCTACGTCGAGCGGCACTTCCCGCCGCAGGCGAAGGTCGAGATGGACACGCTCGTCGCGAACCTCATCGAGGCCTACCGTCAGTCGATCTCGCAGCTCGACTGGATGACGGAGGCCACCCGCGAGCGCGCGCTGGAGAAGCTCGCGGCGTTCACCCCGAAGGTCGGCTATCCGGCCGTCTGGAAGGACTACGCGACGCTCGAGATCGTCGCCGACGACCTCATCGGCAACGTGCACCGCGTGAACGCGTGGGAGCACGACCGGCAGATCGCCAAGCTCGGCGGGCCGATCGACCGCGACGAGTGGTACATGACGCCGCAGACGGTCAACGCCTACTACAACCCCCTGATGAACGAGATCGTGTTCCCCGCGGCGATCCTGCAGCCCCCGTTCTTCGACCTCGAGCGCGACGCGGCGGCCGACTACGGCGGCATCGGCGCGGTCATCGGGCACGAGATCGGCCACGGCTTCGACGACCAGGGCAGCGCGTTCGACGGCACGGGCGCCCTGCGCGACTGGTGGACCGACGACGACCGCGCGGCGTTCACGCAGCGCACGGTCGCGCTCATCGAGCAGTACAACGCGCTCGTGCCGCAGGGCCTCGGCGAGGAGCACACCGTCAACGGGGCGCTCACGATCGGCGAGAACATCGGCGACCTGGGCGGACTCGGCATCGCGATCAAGGCGTACCGTCTCTCGCTGGGCCCCGACGGTGGAGACGGCCCCGTGATCGACGGGCTCACCGGCATCCAGCGCCTGCTGCTCAGCTGGGCGCAGGTGTGGCAGCAGAAGAGCCGGGATGCCGAGACGATCCGCCTGCTCACGATCGACCCGCACTCGCCGAACGAGTTCCGCTGCAACCAGGTCGTGCGCAACCTCGACGAGTTCTACGCGTCGTTCGGCGTCACGTCGGACGACGCGCTGTGGCTCGCACCCGAGGACCGTGTCACCATTTGGTGA
- a CDS encoding ABC transporter ATP-binding protein/permease encodes MSGALIELRGVTRRYSQGQDTALDGIDLTIDRGEFVAIVGQSGAGKSTLLNVLGLLDLADGGEYVIDGIDTRELGEEQRDRLRAQVFGFVFQDSFVLPGESVSRNVALPLRMRGASPPVQVESVTRALDRFDMLHTADQTAGTLSGGERQRVAFARAVAGDPLVVLADEPTGNLDSRNTARVMDHLAHLNADGTTVVIVTHSAEVARAARRTVTISDGRIESDVVTGPRRRPPARRDGGLAAPSRPRRSGWRIGDALSALLLSPLRTLTMLAAFVIAIAGLVTAVNMSATAADQISEKLSAAALDEVTILLNDPDGRAEELESVRGIDGVVSAGTKVLVAGTDSQPHRTVGTRTVSADSPVVAIDRGFLAVGGVTTSPTHAAELIDAEDGTPVAILGHGAAEKLGIANDRVGDTIVLAGQEVLVAGFIRSAERDAALPHTILVSLADFTVPRGSDSRIVIRTAPGLPAKVAEALPLALDPVQPGNVIVQTVADLRRLTTGVNADLAVNVLVISSVLLVLVCLTSSVSMFLTVLSRTREIALRRAVGATRSDIRFLFLLEGSLLGLAGGIAGLAVGIAATTTLSMTLGWVPTFDLGGALVAVAAGTLAGALSAVLPAIRAARLEPALALRGT; translated from the coding sequence GTGAGCGGCGCGCTCATCGAGCTTCGCGGCGTCACCCGCCGGTACTCCCAGGGTCAGGACACCGCGCTCGACGGCATCGACCTCACGATCGATCGCGGCGAGTTCGTCGCGATCGTCGGACAGTCCGGCGCGGGAAAGTCGACGCTCCTCAACGTCCTCGGCCTGCTCGACCTCGCCGACGGCGGCGAGTACGTCATCGACGGCATCGACACCCGTGAACTGGGGGAGGAGCAACGTGACCGGCTGCGCGCGCAGGTGTTCGGCTTCGTCTTCCAGGACTCGTTCGTGCTCCCCGGCGAATCCGTCTCACGCAACGTCGCGCTGCCGCTCAGGATGCGCGGGGCGAGCCCTCCCGTCCAGGTCGAGTCGGTGACCCGCGCCCTCGACCGGTTCGACATGCTTCACACCGCCGACCAGACGGCCGGAACCCTCTCCGGCGGCGAGCGCCAGCGGGTCGCCTTCGCGCGAGCGGTCGCGGGCGACCCGCTCGTGGTCCTCGCGGACGAGCCCACCGGAAACCTCGACTCCCGCAACACCGCCCGGGTGATGGACCATCTCGCGCACCTCAACGCCGACGGCACCACGGTCGTGATCGTGACGCACTCCGCTGAGGTCGCTCGGGCCGCCCGTCGTACCGTGACGATCAGCGACGGCCGCATCGAGAGCGACGTCGTCACCGGCCCTCGGCGGCGACCTCCCGCACGCCGGGACGGCGGACTCGCCGCGCCGTCGCGACCGCGGCGATCCGGATGGCGGATCGGCGACGCGCTCAGCGCACTGCTGCTCTCGCCGCTGCGCACCCTCACGATGCTCGCCGCGTTCGTCATCGCCATCGCGGGTCTCGTGACCGCCGTCAACATGAGCGCCACGGCCGCGGACCAGATCTCAGAGAAGCTCAGCGCCGCCGCGCTCGACGAGGTGACCATCCTGCTGAACGATCCCGACGGTCGTGCGGAGGAGCTCGAGTCGGTGCGCGGCATCGACGGCGTCGTGTCCGCCGGCACCAAGGTCCTCGTTGCGGGGACGGACTCCCAACCGCACCGGACCGTAGGAACCCGTACGGTCTCCGCCGATTCCCCCGTGGTCGCGATCGACCGGGGCTTCCTCGCCGTCGGCGGCGTCACGACATCACCTACCCATGCGGCGGAGCTCATCGACGCCGAAGACGGCACGCCCGTCGCGATCCTCGGCCACGGCGCCGCCGAGAAGCTGGGCATCGCGAACGACCGCGTGGGTGACACGATCGTCCTCGCCGGCCAAGAGGTGCTCGTCGCCGGCTTCATCCGATCCGCCGAGCGCGACGCAGCGCTCCCGCACACGATCCTCGTCTCCCTCGCCGACTTCACCGTTCCCCGCGGGAGCGACAGCAGGATCGTCATCCGGACCGCACCAGGACTGCCCGCGAAGGTCGCCGAAGCCCTCCCCCTCGCCCTCGATCCCGTCCAGCCCGGCAACGTCATCGTGCAGACGGTCGCCGACCTCCGCCGGCTCACCACGGGCGTGAACGCCGACCTCGCCGTGAACGTCCTCGTCATCTCCTCCGTGCTCCTGGTGCTGGTCTGCCTGACCAGCTCGGTCTCGATGTTCCTGACCGTGCTGTCCCGCACCCGCGAGATCGCCCTCAGACGCGCCGTCGGGGCCACCCGGTCAGACATCCGCTTCCTCTTCCTCCTCGAAGGATCGCTCCTCGGCCTCGCGGGAGGGATCGCCGGACTCGCCGTCGGGATCGCCGCGACCACCACGCTCAGCATGACGCTGGGATGGGTGCCCACCTTCGACCTCGGCGGGGCTCTGGTCGCCGTGGCCGCCGGCACGCTCGCAGGAGCGCTCTCCGCCGTGCTCCCCGCGATTCGCGCCGCGCGACTCGAACCGGCCCTTGCGCTGCGCGGCACGTAG